The Parashewanella spongiae genome has a window encoding:
- the hppD gene encoding 4-hydroxyphenylpyruvate dioxygenase — MPTELNPLGLQGIEFTEFATTDNDFMHQIFVDFGFSMLKKHATKDITYYKQNNINFFLNKERTGFSADFAKSHGPAICSMGWRVEDAEFAFKAAVERGAKPASDSAKDMPYPAIYGIGDSLIYFIDIYGDDNNIYKNDFVDLSEPLVIADKGFMEVDHLTNNVYKGTMQHWADFYKDIFGFTEVRYFDINGAQTGLTSFALRSPDGSFCIPINEGKNDDKNQIDEYLKEYDGPGVQHLAFTSRDIVASLDAMEGSSIKTLDIIPEYYDTIFDKLPQITEDRDRIKHHQILCDGDENGYLLQIFTKNLFGPIFIEIIQRKNNLGFGEGNFTALFESIERDQMRRGVL, encoded by the coding sequence ATGCCTACTGAACTAAACCCACTGGGTCTACAAGGTATCGAATTCACTGAATTCGCAACTACTGACAATGATTTTATGCATCAAATATTTGTTGATTTTGGTTTTTCTATGCTTAAAAAGCATGCCACTAAAGACATTACTTATTACAAGCAAAACAACATCAACTTCTTTTTAAATAAAGAACGAACTGGATTTTCTGCTGACTTCGCTAAATCTCACGGCCCTGCAATTTGCTCAATGGGCTGGCGTGTTGAAGATGCTGAATTTGCATTTAAAGCTGCGGTTGAACGTGGTGCAAAACCAGCAAGTGATTCAGCGAAAGACATGCCATATCCAGCCATTTATGGCATTGGTGACAGCTTAATTTATTTCATTGATATTTATGGTGATGACAACAATATCTACAAAAATGACTTTGTTGATCTCTCTGAGCCGCTAGTCATTGCAGATAAAGGTTTCATGGAAGTTGATCATCTTACAAACAATGTTTATAAAGGCACCATGCAGCATTGGGCGGATTTCTATAAAGATATCTTTGGATTTACTGAAGTTCGTTATTTTGACATCAACGGCGCACAAACTGGTCTCACATCATTCGCATTGCGTTCACCAGATGGTAGTTTTTGCATTCCGATTAATGAAGGTAAGAATGATGACAAAAACCAAATTGATGAATATTTGAAAGAATACGATGGCCCAGGTGTGCAACATTTAGCATTTACAAGCCGTGATATCGTGGCATCTTTAGATGCGATGGAAGGTTCATCAATTAAAACATTGGATATCATTCCTGAATACTACGATACAATTTTCGATAAATTGCCACAAATTACTGAAGATCGCGATCGTATTAAGCATCATCAAATTTTGTGCGATGGAGATGAAAATGGCTATTTACTCCAAATTTTTACCAAAAACTTATTTGGCCCTATCTTCATCGAAATAATTCAACGTAAAAACAATCTCGGTTTTGGTGAAGGCAACTTTACGGCCTTGTTCGAATCAATCGAACGCGATCAAATGCGTCGCGGCGTGCTGTAG
- a CDS encoding homogentisate 1,2-dioxygenase, whose protein sequence is MPFYVKQGKIPAKRHITFEKENGELYREELFSTHGFSNIYSNKYHHNMPCKARSVSPYHMEHGFSWEDSLVQNYKLDSKLTDREGNFFSARNKIFFNSDVSLYTAKVSEDTEEFYRNAYCDEVVFVHEGEGVLYSEYGALEVKRWDYLVIPRGTTYQLKFNSYNNVRLFVIESASMVEIPKHFRNEYGQLLESAPYCERDIRTPELQDAVVEQGDFALISKFGDKYQHTSLVWHPFDLAGWDGFVYPWSFNITEYAPKVGKIHLPPSDHIVFTAHNFVVCNFVPRLYDFHPQSIPAPYFHNNIDSDEVLYYVDGDFMSRTGIGPGYMTLHQKGVPHGPQPGKTEASIGKTETHEYAVMVDTFAPLKLTEHVQQCMSEDYNRSWLEEE, encoded by the coding sequence ATGCCGTTTTATGTCAAACAAGGGAAAATCCCTGCAAAACGTCACATTACTTTTGAAAAGGAAAATGGCGAGTTATACCGTGAGGAGCTTTTTTCTACTCATGGATTTTCTAATATTTATTCCAATAAATACCATCATAACATGCCATGTAAAGCGCGCTCTGTATCGCCATATCACATGGAGCATGGTTTTAGCTGGGAAGATTCTTTAGTTCAAAACTATAAATTAGACTCGAAACTTACTGATCGTGAAGGTAACTTTTTTAGCGCACGTAATAAGATCTTTTTTAACTCAGATGTCAGCCTTTATACGGCAAAAGTATCTGAAGATACTGAAGAGTTTTACCGTAATGCTTATTGTGACGAAGTGGTATTCGTTCACGAAGGTGAAGGCGTGCTCTATAGCGAATACGGTGCATTAGAAGTTAAACGCTGGGACTACCTTGTTATCCCTCGTGGAACAACTTATCAGCTAAAATTTAACAGCTACAACAACGTACGCTTATTTGTTATTGAGTCCGCTTCGATGGTCGAAATACCAAAGCATTTTCGTAACGAATACGGTCAACTGCTAGAGTCTGCACCTTATTGCGAACGTGATATTCGCACCCCAGAATTGCAAGATGCTGTCGTAGAGCAAGGCGATTTTGCGCTTATCAGTAAATTTGGTGACAAATATCAACACACATCATTAGTGTGGCACCCTTTTGATTTAGCTGGTTGGGATGGTTTTGTTTACCCTTGGTCGTTTAACATCACTGAATATGCGCCTAAAGTGGGTAAAATTCATTTACCGCCTTCTGATCATATTGTTTTTACAGCGCACAACTTTGTCGTCTGTAATTTTGTGCCACGTCTTTATGATTTCCATCCTCAATCCATTCCAGCACCGTACTTTCATAATAATATCGATAGTGACGAAGTACTTTACTATGTTGATGGCGACTTTATGAGCCGAACGGGAATTGGACCAGGCTATATGACGTTACATCAAAAAGGTGTACCTCATGGGCCACAACCGGGTAAAACCGAAGCATCCATTGGAAAAACTGAAACCCATGAATACGCTGTCATGGTAGATACCTTTGCACCACTAAAATTAACTGAACATGTGCAGCAATGCATGAGTGAAGACTACAACCGCTCTTGGCTTGAAGAAGAATAA
- a CDS encoding LysR family transcriptional regulator: MKIDIDAFHVMQIIVDEGSFAKAAEKLHKAQSAVSYQIKKLETHLGVQLFNRDQYRAQLTPQGSVILKEGQKLLQQLSGIERVANRFSDDWEPSLELVIDGALPMDPIMNALKRMTEHNIPTKVQLNTEFLGGVQHRFERDNADLMLVKDYRTGPNYTPIALPTITNILVTSNQHPLASKKQVELYELQKHVELTIEDSAPKNNLKDEMQFGGDKVFYLSGFRIKRDALERGLGFGWLPDFLVQPYLDAGKLVEVDFVGGSRYTFTPQLVSSLQRPLGRAGKLFTDLILEEFLQS; encoded by the coding sequence ATGAAAATAGACATTGATGCATTTCATGTTATGCAAATTATTGTAGATGAAGGAAGCTTTGCTAAAGCGGCTGAAAAGCTACACAAAGCTCAGTCAGCCGTGAGCTATCAAATCAAAAAGCTTGAAACGCATCTTGGTGTTCAATTATTCAATCGCGATCAATATAGAGCTCAATTAACGCCACAAGGAAGTGTGATCTTAAAAGAAGGGCAAAAATTGCTGCAACAGCTCTCAGGTATTGAAAGAGTCGCTAATCGTTTCAGTGATGATTGGGAACCCAGTCTCGAACTTGTTATCGATGGTGCTCTACCAATGGATCCCATTATGAATGCACTAAAACGGATGACCGAGCACAATATCCCCACAAAAGTTCAGCTCAATACAGAGTTCTTGGGTGGCGTTCAGCATCGGTTTGAACGTGATAATGCCGATTTGATGTTGGTGAAAGATTATCGAACAGGGCCAAATTATACGCCTATAGCGCTACCTACAATAACGAATATTTTAGTTACTTCAAATCAACACCCTTTGGCTAGCAAGAAACAAGTAGAGCTCTATGAACTGCAAAAGCATGTTGAACTGACCATTGAAGATTCCGCACCAAAGAATAACCTTAAAGATGAAATGCAATTTGGCGGTGATAAAGTGTTTTACCTTTCAGGATTTCGTATTAAGCGAGATGCACTTGAACGAGGACTCGGTTTCGGGTGGTTGCCCGATTTTTTAGTCCAACCTTATTTAGATGCGGGGAAGTTAGTCGAAGTGGATTTTGTTGGTGGTAGCCGTTACACCTTCACCCCTCAGTTAGTATCGTCCCTTCAACGTCCATTAGGTCGAGCGGGTAAGTTATTTACCGATCTGATTTTAGAAGAGTTCTTGCAATCGTAA
- a CDS encoding TIGR00266 family protein translates to MSRQSHEVDYEIKGHDMQLVEVELDPQETVVAEAGAMTYMEEDIAFEAKMGDGSEPDAGFFGKLMSAGKRAISGESVFMTHFTNNGFTKRRVAFAAPYPGTILAIDLAQCGGELICQKDSFLAAAMGTKVSTRFNRKLGAGFFGGEGFILQSLQGDGMAFIHAGGTLIKKELNGETLRVDTGCIAAFTPGIDYDIERAGSMKSMFFGGEGLFLATLSGHGSVWLQSLPFSRMADRIIANAPSSGGSSQGEGSVLGSIGRMIDGR, encoded by the coding sequence ATGAGTCGACAAAGTCACGAAGTGGATTATGAAATTAAAGGGCATGATATGCAGCTGGTGGAAGTGGAGCTGGATCCACAAGAAACTGTAGTGGCAGAAGCAGGGGCGATGACTTATATGGAGGAAGACATCGCCTTTGAAGCAAAGATGGGTGATGGTTCAGAACCAGACGCAGGTTTCTTTGGCAAATTAATGAGTGCAGGAAAACGTGCCATATCGGGTGAAAGTGTGTTTATGACGCATTTTACCAACAATGGTTTCACTAAAAGACGAGTAGCCTTTGCCGCGCCTTATCCCGGAACGATTTTAGCCATTGACTTAGCACAATGCGGCGGTGAGCTAATTTGTCAGAAAGACAGTTTCCTTGCCGCAGCGATGGGAACGAAAGTAAGCACACGATTTAACCGTAAACTAGGTGCTGGCTTCTTTGGTGGAGAAGGTTTTATCCTTCAAAGTTTACAAGGTGATGGTATGGCATTTATACATGCGGGCGGCACCTTAATAAAGAAAGAACTCAATGGTGAAACATTACGTGTCGATACAGGGTGTATCGCGGCATTCACTCCAGGAATTGATTATGATATAGAGCGAGCTGGCTCAATGAAGTCAATGTTCTTTGGCGGCGAAGGACTGTTTTTAGCGACCCTTTCAGGTCATGGAAGTGTGTGGCTGCAAAGTTTGCCGTTTTCAAGAATGGCAGATCGTATTATCGCAAATGCACCTTCTTCTGGTGGTAGTAGTCAGGGAGAAGGATCGGTGTTAGGCAGCATTGGTCGTATGATTGATGGTCGTTAA
- a CDS encoding SLC13 family permease has translation MKLTRQHFIFLGPLFSWAFYFFLISMGLDSDPAITAGITLLTVIWWVTEAIPIPATSLVPFVLLPLFGIVDHKGVAASFGSHVIILLMAAFMLSKALEKSGVHQRLAVYMVKFVGVSSAKRLVFGFMLATAFLSMWISNTAATLIMLPIALAILNGVNNPKLSIALILGIAYAASTGGIATPIGTPPNVIFMGIYEQHTGETFNFEDWMKIGVPIVLVAIPLMALWLTRGIKLTDKIILPEQGVWRSEETRTLIIFGLTVLAWVTRHAPFGGWSDALDIDLAGDSTVALTSVVVMFLVSNGKGGRILNWESAKDIPWGMLLLFAGGIALAKGMSASGLSNMLGEWLSSMSYISIFALVLLICIVVVYLTEITSNTATATLLMPILAAAASGVGVMPEVLMIPAAMVASCAYMLPVATAPNAIVYGAGKVAIADMVREGASLSLFMALLIGCFCYILLT, from the coding sequence ATGAAATTAACTCGACAACACTTTATTTTTCTCGGCCCATTATTTTCATGGGCTTTTTACTTTTTCCTCATATCGATGGGTTTGGATTCAGATCCGGCCATCACCGCAGGTATTACTTTATTGACCGTAATATGGTGGGTGACAGAAGCAATACCCATTCCCGCAACTTCTCTGGTTCCTTTTGTTTTGCTGCCATTGTTTGGAATAGTCGATCACAAAGGAGTGGCTGCGTCATTTGGTAGCCACGTTATCATACTGTTAATGGCGGCGTTCATGTTGTCAAAAGCATTGGAGAAAAGTGGTGTCCATCAAAGGCTTGCCGTTTACATGGTAAAGTTTGTGGGAGTGAGTAGCGCTAAAAGACTCGTATTTGGTTTTATGTTGGCGACAGCTTTTTTAAGCATGTGGATATCGAATACTGCCGCTACGCTGATAATGTTACCTATTGCTCTAGCTATTTTAAATGGAGTTAATAACCCCAAACTGAGTATCGCACTTATTTTAGGCATCGCCTATGCCGCGAGTACAGGTGGAATCGCGACACCTATAGGTACACCACCCAATGTAATATTTATGGGAATTTATGAACAACATACAGGAGAGACATTCAATTTTGAAGATTGGATGAAAATTGGTGTGCCAATTGTTTTGGTGGCAATTCCGTTAATGGCATTGTGGCTTACCCGTGGTATTAAATTAACAGATAAAATTATTCTTCCTGAACAAGGAGTTTGGAGAAGCGAAGAGACACGAACTTTAATCATTTTCGGGTTAACCGTTTTGGCTTGGGTAACGAGGCATGCACCTTTTGGCGGTTGGTCTGACGCTTTAGATATTGATCTTGCTGGCGACAGTACAGTAGCACTCACTTCTGTTGTAGTAATGTTTTTAGTGTCAAATGGCAAAGGCGGTCGAATTCTCAATTGGGAGAGCGCAAAGGACATTCCATGGGGGATGTTGTTGCTATTTGCTGGTGGTATTGCGCTTGCTAAAGGAATGTCGGCTTCAGGTTTAAGCAACATGTTAGGTGAGTGGTTATCGTCCATGTCCTACATTTCAATTTTTGCACTGGTATTACTGATATGTATTGTAGTGGTGTATTTAACTGAAATTACCAGTAATACGGCCACGGCCACATTATTGATGCCTATTTTGGCTGCGGCAGCATCAGGCGTAGGTGTTATGCCTGAAGTTCTTATGATCCCCGCGGCAATGGTGGCAAGTTGTGCCTATATGCTTCCGGTTGCAACGGCACCGAATGCCATAGTTTATGGAGCAGGAAAAGTTGCTATTGCCGATATGGTGCGAGAAGGGGCGAGTTTAAGTTTATTTATGGCACTACTTATCGGTTGTTTTTGCTATATTTTATTAACTTAG
- a CDS encoding DUF2057 domain-containing protein yields the protein MTKLTKVIIPMFTVFMSSFSSFAAQLSIPDSFEFLAADGTTIKSGLFSRTSSIPLTNGMHNIALRYNELIVDDFSDSHKFVKSAPFIISIFIDGDDLFQLKSDSDLISNDPERYAQKPKIVISRNDGETQYKITQIQVKESGFLSQVVHGSTHQNFRDFIAQKTRLSSPNESSIVHSTKASTSKHIVTTDSETVQAKKMLEYWWQQADKKTKEAFLEWASSTTEQE from the coding sequence ATGACTAAACTCACTAAAGTAATTATTCCAATGTTCACTGTGTTCATGAGTTCATTTAGCAGCTTTGCTGCTCAGCTCAGCATTCCTGATTCCTTTGAGTTTCTAGCTGCAGATGGAACTACAATTAAGTCTGGCTTATTTAGCCGAACATCAAGCATTCCGTTAACTAATGGAATGCACAATATTGCTCTTAGATATAATGAACTCATTGTCGATGACTTTTCAGACAGCCATAAATTTGTAAAATCCGCTCCATTTATAATCAGCATTTTCATTGATGGTGATGATTTATTCCAACTTAAAAGCGATAGTGATCTCATTTCAAATGATCCTGAGCGTTATGCACAAAAACCCAAGATTGTCATTAGCCGAAATGACGGTGAAACTCAATATAAAATAACGCAAATTCAAGTTAAAGAAAGTGGTTTTTTATCTCAAGTTGTTCACGGTAGTACCCATCAAAATTTTAGAGATTTCATCGCTCAAAAAACGCGATTATCAAGCCCAAACGAATCATCTATTGTTCACTCTACGAAAGCATCCACATCTAAGCACATCGTAACAACAGACAGTGAAACCGTTCAGGCAAAAAAAATGTTGGAATACTGGTGGCAGCAGGCTGATAAAAAAACAAAAGAAGCATTTTTAGAGTGGGCTTCTAGCACCACAGAGCAAGAATAA
- a CDS encoding primosomal replication protein: MVLRLTESLSLLKRHLEKLEQEVLQHDSALAKGQKTLLQNVDRFNESLFIQTGAQLGPCINQIRKGITQLEKRIKVGLTTEVIETSCLRIQDQFSAVKRALNTTDLNLKSVRQQKASARARYLSRQKKNHQKSGFEWIASNVMQSSHQLYEELNKHLNWVSKFEQRIHELDLKLESCLSRDKLKLQNEILSMHKRLGKCRQAISYIEERIQMLERPNYKNNR; encoded by the coding sequence ATGGTTTTGAGACTCACCGAATCTTTAAGTCTATTAAAACGTCACTTAGAAAAGCTAGAACAAGAAGTTTTACAGCACGACTCAGCCCTAGCAAAAGGTCAAAAAACACTTCTACAAAACGTTGACCGTTTCAATGAGAGTTTATTTATCCAAACAGGTGCTCAATTGGGCCCTTGTATTAACCAGATAAGAAAAGGCATTACGCAGTTAGAAAAAAGAATTAAAGTTGGTTTAACCACCGAGGTAATCGAAACAAGTTGTTTGCGTATTCAAGATCAGTTTTCAGCTGTTAAGCGTGCATTAAATACGACCGACCTCAACTTAAAATCAGTTCGTCAACAAAAAGCCAGTGCACGCGCTCGTTACCTTTCACGCCAGAAAAAAAACCACCAAAAAAGTGGTTTTGAATGGATTGCCAGTAACGTCATGCAAAGTAGCCATCAACTGTACGAAGAACTCAATAAACATTTAAATTGGGTATCAAAATTTGAGCAGAGAATACATGAATTAGATTTAAAATTAGAAAGCTGCTTAAGCCGTGACAAACTAAAATTACAAAATGAAATACTCTCCATGCATAAACGGCTTGGGAAATGTCGTCAAGCCATTAGTTATATTGAAGAGCGTATTCAAATGCTTGAACGACCTAATTACAAAAATAATCGCTAG
- a CDS encoding sulfite exporter TauE/SafE family protein, with amino-acid sequence MLMLLETSQWLSLLTVGVSAGFIDAVVGGGGLLSIPALLSMGIPPHMALGTNKLAACFSSFTSAMTYFRQQFFSPTLWYHCAIATFLGAVLGSTIVLMIDNDWLVKMLPIMIIAVALYTALNPNAIGCKNTQVPQSKPNKLYQWLTGFFWGGYDGFAGPGIGAFWTISSSKLFQLPLLNSCALARSMTLISNLTALLIFLFQSKVNFTIGLAMGMFMMLGSFIGAHFAIRFGSPFIKPIFICVVIIMSIHLAWSAWF; translated from the coding sequence ATGCTTATGTTGTTAGAAACAAGTCAGTGGCTCAGTTTACTCACTGTCGGTGTCAGTGCTGGGTTTATCGATGCTGTAGTCGGAGGAGGTGGATTGCTGTCTATACCGGCGTTATTATCGATGGGTATCCCTCCTCATATGGCACTTGGCACAAACAAATTAGCCGCTTGCTTCAGTTCTTTTACGTCAGCGATGACTTACTTCAGACAACAATTTTTTTCACCAACCCTTTGGTACCATTGCGCAATAGCGACCTTTTTAGGTGCAGTACTTGGCAGCACTATTGTTTTAATGATAGATAATGACTGGTTAGTTAAGATGTTGCCCATTATGATCATTGCTGTTGCGCTTTATACAGCATTAAATCCGAACGCCATTGGCTGTAAAAACACTCAAGTACCACAATCTAAACCCAACAAACTTTATCAATGGTTAACAGGTTTTTTCTGGGGAGGATATGATGGTTTTGCGGGACCTGGCATTGGTGCGTTTTGGACAATTTCATCCTCTAAGCTTTTTCAATTACCTCTTCTCAATAGTTGTGCTCTTGCTCGTTCCATGACTTTGATCAGTAATTTGACGGCATTACTGATATTTTTATTTCAGAGTAAGGTCAATTTTACCATCGGGTTAGCCATGGGTATGTTCATGATGTTAGGATCTTTTATTGGCGCTCATTTCGCTATTCGATTTGGCTCACCTTTTATAAAACCTATCTTTATCTGTGTCGTGATCATTATGTCGATACATCTTGCATGGAGTGCATGGTTTTGA
- the dinG gene encoding ATP-dependent DNA helicase DinG has protein sequence MLADKVKTQIRAIYKDIAAALPNFVSRREQNYMVAEISKTLAGEYDKHRRIVVVEAGTGIGKSLSYLLGTIPLGLVQKKKVVIATATVALQEQLLHKDLPFFLAQSELNFKFGLVKGRQRYVCLSKLEMMIGSDSGAQVAMWQTKPDQSQIDLLQSLLKDFHEGKWNGEIDTLTKPIPDHLWQQISSDKHSCHRQVAAHRLCPFHGARDEMDTWDVLIVNHSLLFADLELGGGVILPDPEEAYYVIDEAHHLPLVARDFSSAQATLRGTIDWLEKLNKTVSKLQNQIKSDQIISPAQNIMDHISEMVSASNLVAQFLDTQLKQFDNPESRWRFEHGKIPQSLVIPAENLTSSSNSAVKQLGKIQSILSEAIKDGDIPKHQAEQLVTEAGFMLQRLENTAKLWKSIAKEDSAKGAPSARWIELLTGKQTDYLLQASPIEVGFMLEHMLWQKAAGVVLCSATLRALNKFDHFCHQVGLSLQDGSRYLALQSPFDYENNGTLFIPHMKTEPTHDLFTEELAEKIIKLIEGEMATLVLFASYWQMDKTLELVESKVKVPILVQGTQPRQQLLKTHTERCDDQLPSVIFGTGSFSEGLDLPGDYLTNLIVTKLPFAVPTSPVEQAHAEYIKLKGGNPFMQLTVPDASRKLIQSCGRLLRKEQDYGRVAILDRRLITKRYGKSLIDALPPFRKVIE, from the coding sequence ATGCTTGCTGACAAAGTTAAAACTCAAATCCGCGCTATTTATAAAGACATAGCAGCAGCTTTACCTAATTTTGTGTCTCGCCGAGAGCAAAATTATATGGTGGCTGAGATTTCAAAAACCTTGGCTGGTGAGTATGACAAACATCGTCGGATCGTTGTTGTTGAAGCAGGTACAGGCATTGGCAAGTCGTTATCCTATTTATTAGGTACCATTCCACTAGGTTTGGTACAAAAGAAAAAAGTCGTCATTGCTACGGCAACCGTGGCCCTTCAAGAACAGCTTTTGCATAAGGATTTGCCATTCTTTTTAGCTCAGTCAGAACTAAATTTTAAATTTGGCTTAGTAAAAGGTAGGCAGCGATATGTATGCTTATCAAAATTAGAAATGATGATTGGCTCTGATTCTGGTGCTCAAGTTGCGATGTGGCAAACAAAACCAGATCAAAGCCAAATCGATTTGCTACAAAGCTTACTTAAAGATTTTCATGAAGGTAAATGGAATGGTGAAATAGACACCCTCACGAAACCAATCCCTGACCATCTATGGCAACAAATATCTTCCGATAAACACTCATGCCATCGTCAAGTAGCTGCCCACAGATTATGCCCTTTTCATGGCGCACGTGATGAAATGGATACGTGGGATGTACTGATAGTAAACCACAGTTTATTGTTTGCTGATTTAGAATTGGGTGGCGGTGTTATTTTGCCTGATCCTGAAGAAGCTTATTATGTCATTGATGAAGCACATCACCTTCCCCTTGTTGCTCGTGACTTTTCCAGTGCCCAAGCCACGTTAAGGGGCACCATAGATTGGTTAGAAAAACTGAATAAAACGGTTTCCAAATTACAAAATCAAATTAAAAGCGATCAGATAATTAGTCCTGCACAAAACATCATGGATCATATTTCTGAAATGGTCAGCGCCTCTAATTTGGTTGCTCAATTTCTTGACACACAACTCAAGCAATTCGATAACCCTGAATCTCGCTGGCGCTTCGAACACGGCAAAATCCCTCAAAGTTTGGTGATCCCAGCTGAAAATCTCACGTCATCCTCAAATTCAGCAGTCAAACAGTTAGGGAAAATTCAGTCTATTTTGAGTGAAGCAATAAAAGATGGTGATATTCCTAAACATCAAGCCGAGCAACTCGTGACTGAAGCAGGGTTTATGCTTCAACGATTAGAAAATACAGCCAAACTTTGGAAGTCTATAGCGAAAGAGGACAGCGCAAAAGGCGCTCCTTCTGCTAGATGGATTGAGCTATTAACAGGAAAGCAAACTGATTATCTATTGCAAGCTTCTCCCATCGAAGTTGGATTTATGCTTGAGCACATGTTGTGGCAAAAAGCGGCAGGTGTTGTGCTCTGTAGTGCAACACTCAGGGCCTTAAATAAATTTGACCATTTTTGCCATCAAGTTGGATTATCCTTGCAAGATGGTAGTCGCTATTTAGCGCTTCAATCACCTTTTGATTATGAGAATAACGGCACCTTATTTATTCCACATATGAAGACTGAACCCACTCACGATTTATTCACTGAAGAGCTTGCTGAAAAAATAATTAAACTTATCGAAGGTGAAATGGCCACATTAGTGCTATTTGCATCTTATTGGCAAATGGATAAAACCCTTGAGCTTGTAGAATCAAAAGTTAAAGTCCCTATACTGGTTCAAGGTACACAGCCTCGGCAACAGTTATTAAAGACTCATACTGAACGTTGTGATGATCAGCTACCAAGTGTGATATTTGGTACTGGTAGCTTTTCAGAAGGTTTAGATTTACCCGGTGACTATTTAACCAACCTTATAGTGACTAAATTGCCTTTCGCGGTACCAACCTCACCAGTTGAACAAGCTCACGCTGAATATATAAAACTCAAAGGTGGTAATCCCTTCATGCAGCTCACCGTACCTGACGCTTCGAGAAAGCTAATACAAAGTTGTGGTCGATTACTGCGTAAGGAACAAGATTATGGACGAGTCGCTATTTTGGATAGGCGTCTAATAACCAAACGATATGGTAAATCACTAATTGATGCATTACCGCCCTTTCGCAAAGTCATTGAATAA